The segment GTCCAAAACCAAGACTCAGTTATGGCATGAGCTTACATCAGTGCTCCTGGAAAAgctcatttccttttctttgatgGCAACTTTATTACAGAAAAGTAGTgagatttggttttttttgaaGAAGATAGACATCTATGCATATTTCACGAAGACCATGCTTTGCAAATGTAAATATCAGACAGAAAGATGGAAAGTCTTCAGGACAAATTTCCAGtgcaacagttttaataatCCACTTCATGTTTTTACTTGCTTAGAGCAGTGATGCTAATGATTGGTTGTGTTTACTTGTCATCATCTCTAATTATGTTCAAACTTATGACCAAGTGTATATATTTTGGAGGTGGCattacttaaaacaaaaaaactggttaTTCAAATCTCTGTATACAGGTCCAATTAAGATGAAAgtttacatactgtatataGGATAAGTATAGTTGTGTCTAGTTTCTTAGTTTAGCTGGTTTGACTTACCCTTCTCAGAATGTTTAGAAAACTGGATTTGATATTAATTGAGTCATAGTTGTAATTGAAAAACTTCAGGGTGGTTTTTCAACCACAATTTATTCTGCATACAGGAAAAACAGCACATAACTAGAACAACCCAGAGAGGTATATCATAGTCGGTGGACCAGTGGCACTACTggtacatatttttatttattcaagcaCATAACAGTTTTCTAAAGTTATGTCAGTTTGTTTATAAAGCCCATTTAAAACACACAGTATGGACAAAACTGCTGTAAAATTAAGAGGAGCAAAAACATATATCTAAAATATTCTGAATATTACTAAAACAATGTCGAACATAACCGATACAGTTATTCagagtataaaaaaacaacaacttataaacattaagttaaaaaaaaccaaacgaGTGTAATCAGGCAGGAATCACGTTCAAAACGTCGACTTccggtgcttttattttgtatttggttGCATTTCCGGTCCGACGCTATCTCCGTCAGTGGTGGAAACCCAGGTAAGATGGGGGAGTGTTCCGAGGAGACTTTTGGCTTATTTAACCCTAGATGAAGTCGTAGCTTTACAGAAGACGCTTTTGTCCTAGTTTCTCTTACTTTGTCTCAGAATCTTCTCAGttttaggaggaaaaaatgGTAAGCCTTTACCATtactttaattgtttctttctttaccGTTGGTAAATTCTATTTTCGAtattcattctttaaaaaaaaaatcagcctttttttaaggTAAATTATGTCAATTTGTCATTCAGATACGCAAAATGTTTCGGAATCAAGTGGAGCTCCGTCCTTACTGGAGAAAACTAAAGACGTTTGTAAAGGTAAAGTGAGGTCAGCTAACTTAATGTTAGCTAATTAACGTCAGGTACGTTTCTTTAACCCCCCCTCGGACACTTTAAGCACGTGAGCAAAGGTACGTAAACGCAACGCTGGTATTTAAGAAATTTGAGTcaacaaaagttaaatgtaaagtaaaactCCCACCTTCTCTGTACTCCatttaaaaataccaaacaatAATGCATTATTTCTAATCAATATCGCGCAttataatgatgttttttggtGTAAAGCTCACTGGATTTAGTGTTTTCTTAAGTTTATTTACTCTGCAACAGAATTAGTAAATGAGGTTTTGTCACTGATTTTGATGTGTATATTATTGTGGTAACAAGCTGATAGCACTGAGTTAGAATAATTAATCAAATATCAGGAGCTTTTACACAACATTTTCTGccatttcccattttttttatatgattttttGGGGTGTTTAACTAACCTAAAGGCCTCTCTTTTGTGCCATCATAGTTTGCATTTAGCAAACATTTAAGCCACTTTTCTGTGAGAAGTGAAATGGTTGTGTTATCTGGATGTTTGGAGACATCTTGGGTAATGAGATGAAGGCAGCTTGTgtaatgttttggtgttttttttaatgattgacTCAGATTTCTGTCTCACTTCTGGTGTTTGATTTCTGTGCTCGTTTTGTTGAGACTTCAGACATCTGATGGACTCATTGTGGCTTTaggtctttgttttatttttaacctcaGTATTTGACCAACTCACATTTTCCCTAGAAATGTTGTAAAAGTGAAACAAGTTCATATATTTTGTGCCGCTCTTTTCAATATGTGTGGACCAGGATATTGTACAGTGTTAACATGCTCCACTTTGACACAGGCCCCAGATATGTTAAATGGCATCGATTGAaggctttctttgtgtttgctgtaatgtaaatatgaaacagatgttttatttaatgtgtgtAAAAATTTCAAACCAATTTAGTGTCGAGATtcagcaaaaatattaatatacaCATCCTGGACTATGTGACTTTGTTATGGACAATGTCTGTTAGGATACCAGCTCaagtttcattcatttgtttgcagttactgaatttattttaagaagcCAAATTTGTGTCTAAATTGTGACAAAGGACTGAAAAAATAAGGATTGGGACTGCACCTTTTTAAAGTCAGCTTATAGGAAGATGGCATCTCACTTcgggtttaaaaaaaggactgcCGGAGGCTTATTTTTATGCCAGTTTCTTATGttgattttgttgttcttgttttgggAGCCATGTCTGTCATTGCTTGTTTTGGGTTTCTGTGCAAGTGTGtgcaatttgtttgttttgccagtttttaaattcaataaaagtttaaacgaacaagtcagaaatgtttgtcatttctttaaaagatgCTCTTTGCAATGTAAAGGATGtttatgatgattttatttaaatttacgGGGTCatattttaacatcttttacttttaaaaacatttttttcctccccgaTGCAGACGCTCTCTCTCCAGCGGCAGATGATGGAGAATCTCATCATAGCCAAGGCCAGGCAAGATGCTGTATCCTTTGGACATCTAGTCTTTATTTGTTGTGAAAAGTCTCCATTTTGTTGCTTGACCAGTGATTtggttctaaaaatgttttctctaaTGCTTCATTCCTAATTAAACTCAACCGTTATTCGTTTGTGGTGAAATGTGTGGAAATAATCAAACACTccaaagaaagcaaaaagcaaGAATGTTAATTTGAGGCATTTTGCATCTTAAAAGTAATGCTTCTCCAGAAAGAAATGTCCACGCCTAAAGCTTTAAAGCCGATTTCCTCATCTATGAACACCACCACTGTTGGCTGATCTGGTTTGAAGTTGATATTTGGAGATTCCCTTAATGTTAACATCAGCTCCAACGGAAAATGGAGGAGAGAAGACTAAGGCTACAGGAGGAAGCCAACAGGTATACTCAGGTTCTGCGTGCATATATGTAAGGCGTCCATTTTAACTCCCCTCCTCCCTTTTTTGTGCTCTGATTGGTTCTAGGTCTGTCCAACTGTTTACCGAGGAATTATCAGTTACTATGTTTTGACATTCCCTGCCTCGAGTTTGTTTTTCGTTGTCTCCTAATTCTTGCAGTGATATCATTATGCACACAGTCTTTGTGCTCCAAAGTGCaacaaaactcaaattaaacCAGAGAACTTTCTACACAGTCTGTTATCTGTTTGTGGCGTTATCTACAGCTCCAAAGACTCCACAGCTCTCCGTTAATTCTCTGAAAGGGTTTAGTCAGTTTTGTAAATCGTTTCGGGTCGCAAAGTTTGCTGTTTCACCTAGAAATAAATTCCTCATAATTTTCAAAGCTGTTAAAGTTTTTCACATTATCAAAATGATATATAGAATAACATTAAGATTAAACAGATTGTTTATATTATGATTCAGGATATGTGCAaggatctttgttttttgctcctTTGTCCTAaatttgcctgttttatttatttttttaaaatattttatttctttgtagttTTGTAAAACATTCTCTTTGCTTATAGTGTGTTAAGTTCATTGGCAGGAATTAAGTATAAGTTTTCCCATAAACGCTGTAAAGGTTATCAATGACTTTtttgtgtaatatttatttaggaAATGACTTTCTACACTTTCTAAATCAAAAAGACGACATCTAATTGTTCACTGTAGACCCTAAAGGTTGGCAAGTAATGTGCGTCTGCCTGAAAATCCACAGAAatgaacttgtttgtgtttttatctgaacaGGAGGTTTGCTGCATCTGGAGCAATGACAGCAGAAGAGCAAGAGCAGCGTTCTCTTTATGCCAATGTCCTGGAATATGAGCAAGATCACGTAAGTGTGGTGGCAAGATCTGTAGAAACATCCAACGTAACTGACCGTTTGTTGCAGAGGTCCCAGGAAGTGTGACTTTTTATCGTTCGAGTGTATATTTAGATGAATGATTTGTATGATAAACCAATCAGTGCACCTCATTTTCATATTCAAATTGTAcctcatgtttttgtgtttgagttgtACTTAACgcatattttgtgcttttaggaTTGGCCCAAACAGTGGAAAGCCAACATAAAGAAGAATCCTGACATCACATTAGTGTCAGATTTGGTCTTTTATCTGCTCAGGTAATTGACGGCGATGTGAGGGTTTAAGAGAACATCcatgctttgtttttagtttttaccagTGAAATGAATACTCACCAAATTCTGTCACAAACCGtcagaaagacaaataaattcaCAGGCGGTTCAGTCACCGTATTTAGTTTGCTTTCTGTATGTTTGCTAAGTTTGGGGTTGGTAAAAGGAAGCTTCTTAGTGTTATGCTTTCAGGCACAATAATCTTACCTTTTGCTTCAAAGAGTCTGCTACGAAAGAGGTCTAACTTCTGTTTGACATATCCTAAACTATATTTAACAAGTTAGATTTTAACCTCAAATCTAATCAGTTCTGTTATGGGCTTCATATCGTTGAGGTGAACTCAGAGCAATCGATTATGAATATTATCAATAACTCTGTCTCAGGATAAACCTTTGACTCGTTACACCTGATTGGAATCAGTTTCTGGATTCTGTttactttgtcattttgttagttttaacaTGACCAACACTTTGTGGCTAAATTGGGATTTACTGACCTTTCAACTCGTGTTGAACCAGTTTATACCTCAAATATGTCACCTCTACATCTGTCTCTGGAACTACCACGTTTACTTTTagataattgttttatttcattacagCTACAGGCAATACATGTTTCTGATATGTTCAACAGGTTAGCCCATTAGTTTACTGGATTTCATTAGCCTTCATATTCATGTATGGAAAATGTATGGAAATTTAAGTGTTCATGCCttgattttgtaaattttgagGCTTTCAGATTGACTCTAGATTACTAATAAATTGTCTAAACAGAGCAGGCACTTGTCTCTTATATTTTATGTacattatttttacaaacagattcTATGAACTGTAGATTCATCAGAAAAGTTTTCAAACTACATACAGTGAAGATTCTGAACTAAGCAATTATCACCTTTTTTAAAGCTGCCGTCACACTGTATCTGTACAGGCATGGAGGATTAACTagtatttgttgtgttttcagccGGTCGGACCACCCAGTGGTGAAGCTGCTGAGGAAACACCAGTACCGAATTTACAACAAGCTGTACCCCATCGTTAGCAAAGGTCTTCCTCAGAGTCCTACCTTGTCCCTGAGATCCTCACACAGCGTTCATAACCTGCTTCATCCAGGTAAAAACTGCAATCAGGTGTTTGTGGGAGTGGGTtggttaaaaacagatttgtaaGTAAAATCAGCATCAATATGATCCTCTTGTAGTAATCGTGAAGGCAAAATGAATTTATATATCCTCTGAAGTATCATATCACTAATTAGCACAAAAGATAAAGATAAGATTGATTACAAATAAAGAGATGTACAGAAGATGTACAACACTGACGTGATTTAAAAATGAGGCGTCTAGAATTAAATCTGGAACAGCAGCGAGTTTTtagaaatgtctgttttaacgtgagtcaaaataaacttttgtttgaataaaacaaaattattcacTCTGCACTAAGGGTATGGAAAAACGTGAAGGATTAAATCGATAGGTTTGAGATTGTTTTTATGCAGTTGTCTGCTTTttaggcactttttttttttcattaactcttgatgtatgtttaaaaaaaaaaaaaaaaagcagttctgTAAATGTCATGTCTAGCTTTTTTATTAATCTTAATTCTGTGATGGGAAAATGAACTCTaatctgtttctgtgaaaacgtTGAATCAGAGAGTCACAGGAAGTCCATCAGGATTGCTGGCAGTAGTCTTGGTGGTCAGAGCTTCAGCACAGACTCCTCGCTGTCCCCCTTACGCTCTCACAACAACACCAACTTGGATGACGAGGATGTGGACGCAGAGGAGCCTCCCACGCAGGACACCGTGGACCGGGAGAACTCCTTTGAAGATCTGGAGCAGTTCCTGTCCCAGTTGGACTGGAATCCGCCTCACAGCAGCACGAACGACAGCACCTTGGATTCTGAGCTGACCTGTGACCCCTCGATGGAGCTGGACGAGATTCACGTGGCGGAGCTGGAGATGAGGGCGCTGAAGGAGCACCTGAAGTCTACTGTGAAAGACATTCATATCGCAATCGGTGAGCAGAAGTTTTACAGCTCGATCTCAACGGCGCAGACTTCTGCTCAGTGATAATaactctgttttatgttttaatgtttcagatcaGCTCCTTTCACTTTGTTTGCTGTCCTTCGAGTGTCTGAACACAGCCCGGTTTAAGGATTTATGTCTTGCCAGCATAGAGGAAGCCTTCTTCACGCCTCTGTGGGGCGCCCTCATTTCTCTTTTCAGGTAGTCTCACCTATAACCCTCCATCAGCAGCACGGTAAAATAGTTTCCAGGAAAGATAATTACATGAGTTACATTcttctattttcattttttaagcaaaaatatttggATATCTTACAGGCTGTTAAATAAAGTTCTCATATTTGGTGAAAATTGCTGTTTTCACATGAGTCAGATTAATACATGTTAACAGCTCTTACGCTTTCCATTTGTCTCATGGATTGTCTCACTCACAGTTCCTCTAAAAGAaaccaaagcataaaaaaacaaagtttacttGCATCCCCCATTAAAAACAACCAGTTATgtagaaataaatacataatctGTTTacctgaaatgtttaaaatcgtCACTTGGGTAAAATCTCTTgtaaattcagtcattttaaattgtaaCTTGATTGCAAACATCATTCTTTTTAGCAATcagttttatcattattatttttcttgttttccagcctgatgtttgtctttctttgtcaGGAGGGTCCTCAGAGAAAGGGAGCAAGTGTTTGAGAGAAGCATGAGGTTGTTTTGCGACGCCTCTCCAGGAGATGTCGGTGTTCCCCAGAAACTTTTTCCTCAGGACACCAGTGCTCTCCAAGGTTCCTACCCCTACGAGTCTGCTGTCCAGGAGCTTAAGCTGCTCTTTAAAGACTGCTGTCCACAGAGGAAGCTGGAATGTATCGGttagtgtttcattaaaaagtcGGATCGTGTTTTCCTGTTCTACCAAACCCATCTCTCCATGCAGATAACCTTTAAGAGCTTTCACCTTAGGGGGCAGTCAACCGTTTTGAGTTCACAGGTTTAGATTAAACAAGTAAATTTAGCTGTAacgtgtgtgtggatggggaaataAAGGCACAGgttggttttaaagtgctttctGTAGCCAGGTTGgttagaaaggtgctatataagtacagtctcTTTACCACAGAGCCACGTCAACACAGAACCCTTTAAACCTTTCGTCAGCTTATTTTTGAACTACCCATTGTGGTATTCTGAGTTTCTGTAGAGATCAGTAGTCCGGACAAACAATTTCTGTATCTTAGAAACACAAGTTTAGCTcacaaatgcatgtttaaatGGCAGTCTATCacatttataattattataatcgTGTATTTGTTTCAGTTACTTAAACATTCGTTTCCTTTGTGTTCCTGCGGGTggtgctcttttctttttgtag is part of the Kryptolebias marmoratus isolate JLee-2015 linkage group LG11, ASM164957v2, whole genome shotgun sequence genome and harbors:
- the vps9d1 gene encoding VPS9 domain-containing protein 1 isoform X1, giving the protein MATADSALKPLQNAMKLAKVAIQLDGENKHKEAYYEYLRTINYISQTLLEEAEPQKKDMVAVEVERMLRLAEQCLERAKSFIEKRSDPPDLPTSTSCSAGQSEPLQTAGLPTATAANTAVAVTAADSHIDARRKADSPTKTGHRRVLSDGGGELSPFLPPEVFQRLQTVASQDTGKKELTPLEEASRMNQKLKANYEARLARLTPGQAYQKTSLIRKMFRNQVELRPYWRKLKTFVKTLSLQRQMMENLIIAKARQDALQRKMEERRLRLQEEANRRFAASGAMTAEEQEQRSLYANVLEYEQDHDWPKQWKANIKKNPDITLVSDLVFYLLSRSDHPVVKLLRKHQYRIYNKLYPIVSKGLPQSPTLSLRSSHSVHNLLHPESHRKSIRIAGSSLGGQSFSTDSSLSPLRSHNNTNLDDEDVDAEEPPTQDTVDRENSFEDLEQFLSQLDWNPPHSSTNDSTLDSELTCDPSMELDEIHVAELEMRALKEHLKSTVKDIHIAIDQLLSLCLLSFECLNTARFKDLCLASIEEAFFTPLWGALISLFRRVLREREQVFERSMRLFCDASPGDVGVPQKLFPQDTSALQGSYPYESAVQELKLLFKDCCPQRKLECIVRTLRLICACAEEYRCLQEVDSAPKTAAVGADDLLPILSFVALRCQCPQLVSECAALEEFIHEGYLIGEEGYCLTSLQSALAYVESLHSRSHLPVDELI
- the vps9d1 gene encoding VPS9 domain-containing protein 1 isoform X2; translation: MATADSALKPLQNAMKLAKVAIQLDGENKHKEAYYEYLRTINYISQTLLEEAEPQKKDMVAVEVERMLRLAEQCLERAKSFIEKRSDPPDLPTSTSCSAGQSEPLQTAGLPTATAANTAVAVTAADSHIDARRKADSPTKTGHRRVLSDGGGELSPFLPPEVFQRLQTVASQDTGKKELTPLEEASRMNQKLKANYEARLARLTPGQAYQKTSLTLSLQRQMMENLIIAKARQDALQRKMEERRLRLQEEANRRFAASGAMTAEEQEQRSLYANVLEYEQDHDWPKQWKANIKKNPDITLVSDLVFYLLSRSDHPVVKLLRKHQYRIYNKLYPIVSKGLPQSPTLSLRSSHSVHNLLHPESHRKSIRIAGSSLGGQSFSTDSSLSPLRSHNNTNLDDEDVDAEEPPTQDTVDRENSFEDLEQFLSQLDWNPPHSSTNDSTLDSELTCDPSMELDEIHVAELEMRALKEHLKSTVKDIHIAIDQLLSLCLLSFECLNTARFKDLCLASIEEAFFTPLWGALISLFRRVLREREQVFERSMRLFCDASPGDVGVPQKLFPQDTSALQGSYPYESAVQELKLLFKDCCPQRKLECIVRTLRLICACAEEYRCLQEVDSAPKTAAVGADDLLPILSFVALRCQCPQLVSECAALEEFIHEGYLIGEEGYCLTSLQSALAYVESLHSRSHLPVDELI